One genomic segment of Nonomuraea coxensis DSM 45129 includes these proteins:
- a CDS encoding carbohydrate kinase family protein — MTRDVLVLGGAGVDTTVYVPELPLPYRDSYQVPPVVDRIGNTGAGVALGCHALGLDVAFADLIGDDPQGALVRHALRGLACSYGRAEAGTRRSVLLVGPDGRRTSFFDAKATPGERLPKETYAGVRARHVHVSLTDFCRHLYDDLDGVPISTDLHDWNGADDYHKDFAHRSDLVFLSAVALPDPAAAMRGILAGGRARTVVCTRGADGCLVLTRDSGEVRDFPAQPLPGPVADSNGAGDAFVSGFLYGTLRGRPLEECVRLGAVAGAHACTVPGTHESPITEKLLLRRAATGPRPGQPSSRQALPTNGGSETST, encoded by the coding sequence GTGACCCGCGACGTCCTCGTCCTCGGCGGCGCCGGCGTCGACACCACCGTCTACGTCCCGGAGCTGCCGCTGCCCTACCGCGACTCCTACCAGGTGCCGCCGGTCGTCGACCGCATCGGCAACACCGGGGCGGGCGTGGCGCTCGGCTGCCACGCCCTCGGCCTCGACGTCGCCTTCGCCGACCTGATCGGCGACGACCCGCAGGGGGCGCTGGTCCGGCACGCGCTGCGCGGCCTCGCCTGCTCCTACGGCCGGGCCGAGGCCGGCACCCGCAGGAGCGTGCTGCTCGTCGGTCCCGACGGCCGGCGCACCTCCTTCTTCGACGCCAAGGCCACGCCGGGGGAGCGGCTGCCGAAGGAGACCTACGCCGGCGTCCGCGCCCGCCACGTGCACGTCTCCCTCACCGACTTCTGCCGCCACCTCTACGACGACCTCGACGGCGTGCCGATCTCCACCGACCTGCACGACTGGAACGGCGCCGACGACTACCACAAGGACTTCGCCCACCGCTCCGACCTGGTGTTCCTGTCGGCCGTGGCGCTGCCCGACCCGGCCGCGGCGATGCGCGGCATCCTCGCCGGGGGCCGCGCCCGCACCGTGGTCTGCACCCGCGGCGCGGACGGCTGTCTCGTGCTGACCCGCGACTCCGGCGAGGTGCGGGACTTCCCCGCGCAGCCGCTGCCGGGGCCGGTCGCCGACAGCAACGGCGCGGGCGACGCGTTCGTCTCCGGCTTCCTGTACGGCACGCTGCGCGGCCGGCCGCTGGAGGAGTGCGTCCGGCTCGGGGCCGTCGCGGGGGCCCACGCGTGCACCGTGCCCGGCACCCACGAGTCGCCGATCACCGAGAAACTGCTGCTGCGGCGGGCGGCGACCGGCCCGCGCCCGGGTCAGCCGAGCTCGCGCCAGGCCCTGCCGACGAACGGCGGCAGCGAGACCAGCACATAG
- a CDS encoding LacI family DNA-binding transcriptional regulator, with the protein MNGRPRLADIAAQAGVSEATVSRVLNGKPGVSSTTRQAVMTALDLMGYERPPRLRQRSNGLVGLVTPELDNPIFPAFAQAIEKALTQHGYTPVLCTQLPGGAPEDEFTELLVDRGVSGIVFVSGLHADTTARMDRYTRLTDRGLPIVLVDGYSERIDAPFISPDDRMAARLSVQHLVDLGHERIGLALGPRRFVPVIRKIEGYKQTMAQLLGATDVDDLIAHSLFSVEGGQAAAAQLLARGCTGIVCASDLMALGAIRACREKGLAVPGEVSVVGFDDSPLIAFTDPPLTTVRKPIGAMASAAVQTLLEEVNGAPARHVELIFQPELVVRGSTGSGPLVNR; encoded by the coding sequence ATGAACGGTCGCCCTCGTCTCGCCGACATCGCCGCCCAGGCCGGGGTGAGCGAGGCCACCGTCAGCCGGGTGCTCAACGGCAAGCCAGGGGTCTCCTCGACCACCCGCCAGGCGGTCATGACCGCGCTCGACCTCATGGGCTACGAACGCCCGCCCCGCCTGCGCCAGCGCAGCAACGGGCTGGTCGGCCTGGTGACGCCCGAGCTGGACAACCCGATCTTCCCGGCGTTCGCGCAGGCCATCGAGAAGGCGCTGACCCAGCACGGCTACACGCCCGTGCTGTGCACCCAGCTCCCCGGCGGCGCGCCCGAGGACGAGTTCACCGAGCTGCTGGTCGACCGCGGGGTGAGCGGCATCGTGTTCGTCTCCGGGCTGCACGCCGACACCACCGCGAGGATGGACCGCTACACCCGCCTCACCGATCGCGGCCTGCCGATCGTGCTGGTCGACGGCTACAGCGAGCGCATCGACGCGCCCTTCATCTCGCCCGACGACCGCATGGCGGCCCGGCTGTCCGTGCAGCACCTGGTCGACCTCGGGCACGAGCGCATCGGGCTGGCGCTCGGCCCGCGCAGGTTCGTCCCGGTGATCAGGAAGATCGAGGGATACAAGCAGACGATGGCGCAGCTCCTCGGCGCGACCGACGTCGACGACCTGATCGCGCACTCGCTGTTCTCGGTGGAGGGCGGCCAGGCGGCGGCCGCGCAGCTGCTGGCGCGCGGCTGCACCGGCATCGTGTGCGCCAGCGACCTCATGGCGCTCGGCGCGATCCGCGCGTGCAGGGAGAAGGGGCTCGCGGTGCCCGGCGAGGTGTCGGTGGTCGGGTTCGACGACTCGCCGCTCATCGCGTTCACCGACCCGCCGCTGACGACGGTGCGCAAGCCGATAGGCGCGATGGCCTCGGCGGCGGTGCAGACGCTGCTGGAGGAGGTCAACGGCGCGCCCGCCAGGCACGTCGAGCTGATCTTCCAGCCCGAGCTCGTGGTCCGCGGCTCCACCGGCTCAGGCCCGCTGGTCAACCGGTGA
- a CDS encoding ABC transporter ATP-binding protein, with protein sequence MSSVVLDNVTKVYPGDYLAVDRLSLRAEDGEFLVLLGPSGCGKSTLLRMIAGLEAITEGELWLDGQLANHLPPRDRDVAMVFQNGALYPHRTVRGNIAFPLEIAKSDPALVRERVTELSKVLHIDETLERRPGTLSGGQRQRVAMGRAIVRQPKLFLMDEPLSNLDAGMRTELRMEISALVRSLGVTTIYVTHDQVEALTLADRIAILNRGVLQDVGTPSQIYNDPATAFVAAFLNSQQLNLLAATVRTPQNQYVLLDFGPHRLTMPWSDPRAYAISQHTGGHVLVGMRPDGLAPVPESYEGPSFFGRVRALEYHGHEWMAYLECGMPAVPVPEPPDPSRRRAQGAKSGPGGLSGLMRRMFAPVQEVEPQEQERVGSAGSGIHRRADLIVRLGNRPVWRAGDAAKVAVDLSRIMIFRPDGARIDPPRR encoded by the coding sequence ATGAGCTCGGTCGTTCTCGACAACGTGACCAAGGTGTATCCGGGCGACTACCTGGCCGTCGACCGGCTGAGCCTGCGGGCTGAAGACGGCGAGTTCCTCGTCCTCCTGGGCCCCTCAGGCTGCGGCAAGTCGACGTTGTTACGGATGATCGCCGGCCTGGAGGCCATCACCGAAGGGGAGCTGTGGCTGGACGGCCAGCTCGCCAACCATCTGCCGCCGCGTGACCGCGACGTGGCCATGGTCTTCCAGAACGGCGCCCTTTACCCCCACCGTACCGTGCGCGGCAACATCGCCTTCCCCTTGGAGATCGCGAAGTCCGACCCGGCTCTCGTGCGCGAGCGCGTGACGGAGCTGTCGAAGGTGCTGCACATCGACGAGACGCTGGAGCGCCGCCCCGGCACCCTGTCCGGCGGGCAGCGGCAGCGCGTGGCGATGGGCCGGGCGATCGTCCGGCAGCCGAAGCTGTTCCTCATGGACGAGCCGCTGTCCAACCTGGACGCGGGCATGCGCACCGAGCTGCGCATGGAGATCTCCGCGCTGGTCAGGTCGCTCGGCGTCACCACGATCTACGTGACCCACGACCAGGTGGAGGCCCTGACGCTGGCCGACCGCATCGCGATCCTGAATCGCGGGGTCCTCCAGGACGTCGGCACGCCGTCCCAGATTTACAACGATCCAGCGACCGCCTTCGTGGCCGCCTTCCTCAACTCCCAGCAGTTGAACCTGTTGGCGGCCACGGTCAGGACGCCGCAGAACCAGTACGTGCTGCTCGACTTCGGCCCGCACCGGCTCACGATGCCCTGGAGCGATCCCAGGGCGTACGCCATCTCGCAGCACACCGGCGGGCACGTCCTGGTCGGCATGCGGCCCGACGGGCTCGCGCCGGTGCCGGAGTCGTACGAGGGGCCGTCGTTCTTCGGGCGGGTGCGGGCGCTGGAGTATCACGGGCACGAGTGGATGGCGTACCTGGAGTGCGGCATGCCCGCCGTCCCGGTGCCCGAGCCGCCGGACCCGAGCCGGCGGCGGGCCCAGGGCGCCAAGAGCGGCCCCGGCGGGCTGTCGGGCCTGATGCGCCGCATGTTCGCCCCTGTCCAGGAGGTGGAGCCCCAGGAGCAGGAGCGCGTCGGCAGCGCGGGCAGCGGCATCCACCGCCGCGCGGACCTCATCGTCCGGCTCGGCAACCGCCCGGTCTGGCGCGCGGGCGACGCCGCCAAGGTCGCGGTGGACCTCTCGCGCATCATGATCTTCCGGCCGGACGGCGCCCGCATCGACCCGCCCCGCCGCTGA